CAATCTATCGGGGGCACTTGGTAATGGCAGCTTGGTTTCGGGGGGTTGACTACCTGGCGGGGGTAGGGCCGGCCCGTGCGTGGCACTATTCGCCCAATAGCTATGGCGACGTGGCCATCCGGCTGCACGTAAGCGCGGGGCAACTGCTGGTTTCGTTTCAGAAGAGCCCGCTGCGGCGCTTCGACGCGGCCACTGGCTTAGTGGTAGATGTGCTGCCGGCAACGGCTGTGGGCACTGACGTTGATGATGCCGTGCGCGCCCTGGATGGTACGTACTACGTGGCTAGCTTTTATCAGGGCCTGCTGCGCTTTGCGCCCGGTACTACCACCGCCCCCGAACTCATTCAGCCCAACGCCCCCGAAACGGCCTTTTCGTACAGCCTGCTGGCCGATGCGGCTACCAATATCCTGGATGTATTCAGTGGTGGTTATTCTGGCGATAACGGGTTGCCGAATACGGGTGTTATTAAATCGGCAAGTGATAATGGTTTTTATGAATATAAGGACCAGCACTGGACCAACTATACCCCCACGGCCTACCCCTCCGCTGCTGATTACCCTAACCTGCGCGAGCTCTCGCATGGCACCCGCACGCCCGATGGCACGCTCTACATCGCCAGCTATGGTAACGGCTTGCTGGAATGGAGGGGGGTAGGGCAGTTCCGGCGGTTCACGGAGGGTACGCCCGGCTCGCCGCTGCTCAGCAGCCAGGGAACCATCGGCGACCTCAACTACGTGCGCGTTACCGACGTGGCTACCGACCCCGGCGGCTCCTACCTGTGGGTCGTGAACCGCCACCAGCGCCCCAACGCAACGGGCCTGTTTCGCTTCCGGCCGGCCACTGCTACCTGGAAGGCCACCCCTGCCTTCGCGGGCTCCGATAACCTGGACCGGATAGTGGTGGACAACTTTGGTAATCCCTGGGCCACGCAGTCGCGCAAGGGCGGCCAGGGCCTAGTCGCGTTCGACACGGCCAGCCAGCGGTCCTTTCTTTTTACGGTGGGCAACGGCCTGCCCAGCCGGTCGAGCAACGCGCTCTACAGCGTCGCCCGCGACCGCAACGGCGATATTTGGGTGGGCACCGGGGCGGGCGTGGCGGTTTTCAGCGACCCCAGCCAACTCGTGAGCGCCGGCAGCCAGAACACTAGTTTAGCTAATGGCTTTCGCCAGCCCGTGGTGCGTAAGGGCACGGGCACGGGTTTTGAAGCCCTCTACAATGAAAGCGTGCGCTGCATTGCCATCGACGGGGCCAACCGCAAGTGGTTTGGCACGCCCAACGGCCTGTGGCTCTTCAATGCGGATGCTACCGAAGCGCTCCTCAACTTCACCACCGCCAACAGCCCGCTGCCTAGTAACAGTATCAACGACGTGGCCGTGAACGACAAAACCGGCGAGGTCTTCGTGGCCACCGATGCCGGTGTGGTCAGCTACCAGGGCTCGGCCAGCGTCACCGATGGGCCGCCGAGCTGCGCCCAAGTGTCGCCCAACCCCGTGCGGCCCGATTTTGCGGGTACGGTCGGCATCCGGGGGGTAGCCAACAATGCCCAGGTGCGCATCACCGACGTGGCCGGGCACCTCGTTTTCAGCACCAAAGCGGCGGGCGGCACCGTCACCTGGAACCTGGCCGATACCGACGGCCGCCGCGTGCATTCGGGCGTGTACCTAGTCCTCACTTCCGATGCCGACGGCAAAAATACTTGCGTGAGCAAAGTAGCCGTGCTGAGCAGGTAGGTTGACGTGTGCGCCGTAGAGACGCGACCCCTCGCGTTTCTCTTCGTTGAACGATGCGCACGCCGAGAGACGCGAAGGGTCGCGTCTCTACCTAAAAAAAGCGCGTTCTGCTAAGCAGAACGCGCTTTTACGTTGAAAGCTAAGGCTAGTCTACCGCCACCCGCCACCCAGAGCCCGGTAGACGTTCACTGTGGCATTGAGCTGCTGCATCTTGGTTTCGGTTAGGTCGAAGCGCGAGTTCAAAGCATCGCGCTGCGTGAAGAGCACTTCCGTGTAGTCGGCCCGCACGGCTTTAAACAAGCTGTTGGAGATGCGGATGGACTGACTCAGGGCTTCCACTTCCAGCAGTTTCGCATCATAGCTATTTTGCAGGTTATTGATGTTCGCTAGCTGGTTCGCCACCTCAATGTAGGCGTTGAGCACGGTGCGTTCGTAGTTATACACGGCCTGAATCTGGAGCGCGTTGGCGCTGGCATATAAGGCTTTAATGGAGTTACGGTTGATGAGCGGAGCCGTTAGCTCGCCAGCCATGTTGTATAGGATAGACTGTGGCGAGTTGAACAGCAAACCCGGCTTGTAGGCTGCGTACCCGACGTTGGCTGAAATATCCAGCGAAGGGTAGAAGTTGGCGCGAGCTATCTTCAGGTCCAGCTTAGCGGCAACCAACTGCTGCTCGGCCTGCCGGATATCCGGGCGGTTTTCCAGTAGCTGCGTCGGAACACCGGCCTGAACCATCGGCGGCACCAGCCCATTGAATGACTGCGCGTCGCGGGTGATGGGCTGCGGATACCGGCCCATCAGGAAATTAATCCGGTTCTGAGTTTCTATGATGCGCTGCTGCGTCTTGAATTGCAGGCTGGTCGTGTTTTGCACCTGGGCCTCAAAGCGTTTTACGGCCAGCTCGGTTACCCGTGCCGCCAACTTCTCCTCCCGCACGATGCGCAATGCGTTCGCCTGAATCTCAATATTTTGCTTGTAAATGAGTAACTCATTATCCAGCGCCAGCAACTCGTAATACGAATTGGCAATCTCAGCAATCAGGTTGGTTATCACGAAGTTCTTACCTTCTACCGAACCCAGGTAGCGCGCCACGGCCGACTTGCGGGCGTTGCGCAGCTTGTGCCAGATATCTACCTCCCAGCTCGCAAATGCGCCCACCTGATAGTTAGCCAGGGGGGTAGGGGTAGGGTGGTCGGGCTGAATGTTGATGGCATCCTCCGTGGCTCCTTGCAGCGTGTAGCGACCGGGCTTTTCGGCCTCAGTTTGCACACCAAGGCCCACGTAGGGCAGGTAATCACCCTTGCGGACCAGCACCTCGTTGCGGGCAATCTGAATCTCCTGCAAGGTGATATTCAACTCCTGGTTGCCCTGGAGTGCAGTATCAATCAGGGCCGCCAGGTTGGGGTCGGTGAAGAATTGTTTCCACCGGACCTGCGCGGCCGTATTGGTCGTGTCCGATGCGTTGGCAGGATTGAATGTGCCTGGTACGCTGCGATTTACGTCGCGCTGCACCAGCGTTGGTAGTTTGCAGCCAGCCACGGCCAGCGCGAGGCTGGCCGCGGTCAGACCTTGATAAATGCGTCTTTTAAGCATGAGTTTCCAGTTCTTCTTCCACCAACACCCGAGGCTCTAAACCTTCGCTGATTGGGTATTCATTTTCATCGTCGATGAGCTTGCGGCCCTCGGCTACCGTGCCGAACAGGAAATACAAGCCAGGGATAATAATTACCCCGAACACGGTACCGAACAGCATGCCGCCCAGCGCCGCCGTACCAATAGTGCGGTTGCCGTTAGCCCCCGCCCCAGTAGCCAGCACCAATGGAATAAGGCCCGCGATAAAGGCAAAGGAGGTCATCAGAATCGGGCGGAATCGGGCGCGGGCACCCTCAATGGCCGCGTCGCGTACCGACATCCCGCGCTCGTGGTTTTGCACCGCTACTTCCACGATGAGCACGGCGTTTTTACCCAGCAGACCCACCAGCATCACCAAGCCCACCTGGGCGTAGATGTTGTTGGCCAGTCCCATCATTTTGAGCAGCAGAAACGAGCCGAACACGCCCGTGGGCAGCGACAGGATAACAACCAGCGGCAGCAGGAAGCTCTCGTACTGCGCGGCGAGTACCAGGTACACGAAAGCCAGCACGATAAGGAAAATGACTACCGCCTCGTTGCCCCGGCCTACCTCGTCTTTCGAGAGGCCGCCCCAGTCGATGTCGTAGCCGCGCGGCAGGGTTTTGGCCGCCACTTCCTGCACCGCCTTGATGGCCTCGCCCGAACTGTAGCCCTGGGCGGCATCGCCCCGGATGGAGCCGGTAGTGTACATATTATACCGGTTAATCTCGTTCGCGCCCTGCGTCTTCTCGATGGTCATGAAAGCCGAGAACGGCACCATCTCGCCCTTGTCGTTCTTAGCCCACATGTTCAGCACGTCTTCCGGCAAGCGGCGGTACTCGGGCGCGGCCTGCACGTACACCTTAAAGAAGCGCTGGTACTTGATGAAGCCCTGCTCGTAGGTCGAGCCAATCATGATGCTGAGCGTGTTCATGGCGTTGCCGATGTCTACGCCCTTCTGCATGGCCAGGTCGTTGTCAATCTTCAACTCGTACTGCGGGTATTTGGCCGAGTAGAAGGTGAAGAGGCCCGCCAGCTCCTTGCGCTTCTTGAGGTTAGCCAGAAACTCGTTGTTTACTTTTTCGAGCGCCTTGTAGTCACCGGTGTTAGTTTTATCCAGCAATTGCAGCTGGAAACCACCCGCCGCGCCGTAGCCCGGCACCGCCGGCGGCTCGAAGAATTCGATGTTGGCTCCCGGTATCTCCTTCGCCTTTATTTCCAAGGCCGCCACCACGTCATGGATGGATTGCTTGCGCTCGGACCAAGGCTTGAGGTTAATCAGGCAGGTACCCGCGTTGGAGCCGCGGCCTTCGGTGAGCACTTCGTAGCCCGCCAGCGTGGAAATACTCTGGATACCCGGCACATCTTTGGCCAGCTGCTGCAACCTCTCCGAAATGGCGTAGGTACGTTCCAGCGTCGAGCCGGGCGGCGTTTGCACAATGGCGTATAGCATTCCCTGGTCTTCGCTCGGAATAAAGCCGGTAGGGAGATTGAGCGAGATGAAGTAGATGCCCGCCAGAAAGGCTCCCAGCATCGCCAGCGTCACGAGGCGCTTGTCCACCACCTTTTGCAGCAGACCAGTGTAGCTCTTGGTGAGGCGGTCGAAGCCGCGGTTAAACCAGTCGAGGAAGCGATTGAGGGGGTTTTGGGAGCGGGGCTGGCCGTGCGTGTTTTTCAGCAGCATGGCGCAAAGCACCGGCGTAAGCGTGAGCGCGACCACCCCCGAAATGATAATGGCCGTGGCCATCGTAATCGAGAACTGCCGGTAAAAAATACCCACCGGACCGCTCATAAAGGCCACCGGCACGAACACGGCCGTCATCAGGATGGTGATGGCGATAATAGCACCGCTGATTTCGCCTACCACTTCCTGCACCGCCCCGAAGGGCGACAGGTGCTTTTCCTCCATCTTCACGTGCACGGCTTCCACCACCACAATGGCGTTATCCACCACGATGCCAATGGCGAGCACCAATGCAAAGAGCGTAATCATGTTGATGGTTAGCCCGAATGCCTGCATGGCCGCAAACGCTCCAATGAGCGAAACTGGCACGGCAATAATCGGGATGAGCGTGGAGCGCCAGTCGCCCAGAAACAGAAACACTACCAGCGCCACCAGGATAAAAGCGTCGCGCAGAGTATGAATCACGTTCTCAGTCGAAGCATCAAGGAAGCTCGACACGTCGTAGCTGATTTTGTAGTCCATGCCGGGCGGAAACGACGTTTTCTTCATCTCCTCCAGCTTGGCTTTCACCTGCGCGATGACGTCGCTGGCGTTCGAGCCATAAGTCTGCTTGAGCACCATTGCCGCCGACGGATACCCATCGAGGTTGGAGTAGATGTCGTAGAATTCGCTACCCAGCTCCACGTTAGCCACGTCCTTAAGGCGCAGCATTTCCCCGTTGGCGTTGGCTCGCAGCACAATGTTCTTGTACTCGTTCGCGTCGTTGAAGCGGCCCTTATAGGATAGCACGTATTCCAGCGCCTCGGCGCGGCCCCCGTCCGAGCGGCCGATGCGGCCCGGCGAGCCAATCACGCTCTGGTCGCCAATGGCCTTCATTACGTCATCGACCGAGATTTTGTAGGCCCGCATCCGGTCGGGCTTCAGCCACACGCGCATGGCGTACTGCCGGCTACCCAGCAGGTTGGCCCGCCCGATGCCGTTGATGCGCTGCAACTCGGGCAGCATGTTCACGCCGGCGAAGTTGAAGAGGAACTTCATGTCCGTGTTCTTGTCCTTGCTGTACAAGTTCACGTACATCAGCATGTTCGGCACCACGCGGTTCACAATCACGCCTTCGCGCTGCACCAGGATGGGCAAACGGTTGAGCACCTGCGCAATGCGGGTGTTCACGTTCACCACGGCCTGGTCGGGGTTGGTGCCGAGGTTAAATACCACCTGGATGTTGGCCTCGCCGGCACTCACGGCGTCGGAGGTCATGTACTTCATGCCCGGCACGCCGTTCACGGCCTGCTCCAGCGGAATGAGCACCGACTCGGTCAGCACCTTGGCGCTGGCTCCGGGGTAGGCCGCGCTCACCATCACCATCGGGGGCGAAATCTCGGGAAACTGCGAGGTAGGTAGGGTGTTGATGGCCAACATACCCAGCAAGACAATAGCTATCGAAATAACGATAGCAAATACGGGCCTGCGAATGAATCTACTAAACATAGGATGAGTTACTAATGTAAATAATCGAACCTACTCAGAATACACTTTCAGCGTGGGCAACACCTTCTTCATGCTCTCGAAAGTGTAGCTAATCTTGTCGCCGTCCTTCACCTTGCGAATGCCTTCGAGCAGAATCTTATCACCGGCTGCCAAGCCCGACTTAATTACGTACAAGTCAGGCATCTCGGACCCTACCGTGATTTCACGCTGATGCACGATGTTCTTGGCATCCACTACGTATACGTAGCGCTTTTCCAGCACCTCGAAGGAGGCTTTCTGCGGAATGATGAGGGCATGGTTAAGCGGCGTCGTCATTAGGATGCTACCGGTTTCGCCGTTGCGTAGCAGGCCGTTAGGATTCGGAAAGGTGGCCCGGAAGGCGATATTACCGGTCTCATTGTTAAAATCGGCCTCAATAGTTTGGACTTTGCCAGGGAGCGGAAACACCTCATTGTTAGCCATCAATAGCTTCACATTCACAATGTTGTCGGCTTTAGCCTGCGCTTTGTAAGCCAGGTACTCAGCCTCGGGCACGTTGAAGTAGACCCACATCTTGCTGTTGTCGGAAAGCGTCGTCAGCAGGTCGCCCTCATCCACGAGGCTGCCCAGCCGGCCTTGGAAGTGGTCCATGATACCCGTAAACGGCGCTTTAATCGACGTGAACTGCAAGTGCGTCTGGGCCAGCGATACGTCGGCCTTAGCCTTGTCAAACTTGGCTTTAGATAGCGCCAACTCATTGGGCGACACGATGTTGCTGTCAGCCAGGCTTTTCGTGTTCTTGTACTCGATGCCTACGTAGTTGGCCTCAGCCTGCGATTTTTGCAGGTCGGCATTGTATATCAGCGGCGTAATCTGAAACATGGGCTGCCCCTGCTTGACGACCTGACCCTCGTCAACGAAGATTTTTTGCAGATAGCCCTTTTCCAGTGCCCGCAGCTCGATGTGCTGGTAGGCGTGAATCTGCGCCACGTACTCTTTAGTAACGGTAGTATCGGTCAGCAGCGGACTGGTAACCAGAAGTTTTACTTGTTCTTCAACTTCTTCTTTTTTGCTGGCGCAGCTCGTGCCGTAGCACAAGGTACCTACGCTCAAAAACAAGAATAATTTTTTCATAAATGCGCTAGACAGCATAATAAGCAGTTGGTAAGTCCCAGGTAATGTGAGGAGGAAAAGTATGGCGAACGAAGGGTCCTATTCCGGTGGGTAGGGGCCTCAGGTCCGTCTTGATGGGAACTGGTCCGTTGGAGGCCCAACAGGCATCGTCATCAAATAGAAGGTTGCTACATACTTCGTAATCAGCTTTGTCGGGGCCATAAAAGACCACTGAACGCCAGCAAAAAGCTGGTCCCATTTTCAACTTTGTAAGCGCGAAAGGGTGGGAAAGGACCAACGTTGGAAAGCGAACGTCGGCTGCTGGATGGTACAAAATAAAGACCTAAACATAAAGACAATATGAAGGAACAACCTGAATTGCTTCAGAAAGCCCTTCTGACACCTAACCAGCAGGTGGGTTTAAGGCGATTATCTTTATTTACAAATAGTTGGCTAAGGGCGACAAGCAGCCAGTCCGAAGGCTTAATGCAGCCGAGAAAGCGGCGGGGTAGCTGGCATCAGCCTGACGCCAGCTACCCCCAAATTCATGCCTTTAAACGCAAGCAGAAAGCTTACGTTCCGCTTGATACTACATATGTTAACTTTTTATTGCTGAGTTTGGTAATATGAATTATTGATGAACAAAAAGTAACTGCTACCCTCCTTGCCCGAGCCGACGCGCAACTTTGCCTTGCCGGCCCAGGTTAGCCTGCCACGCGCGCCGCTTGCTGGTGTTTCCTACCCCGCCTTTCCTGTTATGCTAATTAAAACCCGCGGCCTTGTTCTAAGCTACCTCAAATACCGCGAAAGCAGCATCATTGTCCGCGTTTACACCGAGCAGCGCGGTGTGCAGAGCTACCTCGTCAACGGTGTGCGCCGGGCCAAGCCGCCGGGGCGCATCGCCCTCTTTCAGCCCCTCACGCTGCTGGAGCTGGTGGCCTACGTGCCCCGGCAGGGGGGTAGCCTCACCCGGCTAGCCGAGTTTCGTTGCGCCGAGCCGTTCCGGTCCTTGCCCTACGAAGTGCATAAAAGCAGCGTGGCCTTGTTTTTAAGCGAGGTGTTGAGCAAGGCCGTGCGTGAGGAAGAGGAAAATCTGCCGCTGTTTCGCTTCCTACACGATTCCATCCTGGCCTTCGATGAGCAGGACGCGGGCACCGAGAACTTCGCGCTACTTTTTCTACTGCACCTGGCCGGCTACCTGGGCTTTGGCATCAGCAGCGGGGCCGCCCTCACCGACCAGGTGGCGCTGGCTGGCCCGGCCACGGGTAGCGGCTTCAGTAGCGGCCCCGCCACGCTGCGCCTGCGCGAGTTTGAGCAATATTTTGACGAGCTGCTGCACGCGCCGGCCACCACCAGCATCCCCAATGGCCAAGTGCGCCGCGAGCTGCTGGCCGTGCTCATTCGTTACTATCAGCTGCACCTCGAAGGGCTGGGCGAAATAAAGTCGCTGGAGATTCTGGGCCAGGTGCTAGCGGGCTAAGTGTCAGTTATCAATTAACAGTTAGCAATCGCTCTGCTTGCGCACAGAGCACATGCAGAACGATTGCTAACTGTTGATTGATACTTGTTAAGTGAACCCTATTTCACCCCCACCAACTCCACGTCAAACCGCAGCGGGGCGTTGGGCGGAATATCGCCGCCCGCGCCGCGCTCGCCATAGGCCAGCGTGGAGGGGATGAGCAGCATGGCTTTGCTGCCCTTAGGCAGCACCGCGATGCCCTGGTCCCAGCCCGGAATTACGCCGCCCTGGCCCAGCACGAAGTCGAAGGGCGTGCCGCCGTGTTTAGCCGACGAGTCGAACTCCTTACCCGTGGCCAGCACCGTGCCGCGGTATTTCACGCTCACCGTCTGGCCTTTCTTGGGGGGTAGGCCCTGGCCGCGTAGGGTTACCACGTACCAAGTGCCGCCCGGCGTTTTCTTGGCCTTAGCGGTCAGCTTATTCTTCTTCAAATATGCCTGAATGGCCGCTTCGTCCTTAACCAGCTGCTTGGCATTGTGAGCTTTGGCCTTCGCCTGCTGCTCGGCCATCATCTGCGTCTGGAGCCGCTGCATGTCGGCGCGGGCCGTGGCTTCGTTCACCAGCCGCACGCCCACCACGCGCACTACCAGCACGTTGCCGGCGCGCTTTAGCTCGGGCGGCACCGGGCGGCCCGGAAACAGCGAATCGGCCGCGAAGCGAAACACGGCGCTATCGCCGGGCAGCACCAGCGAAATAGCCTCTTCCTGGCCGCCCTTTTTGGTCAGCGCCTGCAAAGGCACCGGAATCGGATTGTTGTGCATCTGCTGGCGCGAGCTCTGCAACACCGAGTCGCGGCCCGTCAGAAACGTTATGTAGCCCAGCAAAAAGCGGCCCTGCCGCGTGCTGTAGGCCGAGTCGCCGGCTACCACCAGCGGCCGCCGCTGGTAGTGCCCCGCCGCATCGCGCCGAAATAGCTGGTACTCGGTGCCGCTCGGCAGCCGCTCGAAGCCGGGAGTAGGGGTAGGGGCCTGCGCCCGCAGGCAAGCTGGGCCGGCCACGGCCACCAGCAGCAATAAAAGATTCAAAAAGCGCTTCATGTGCAAGGCAGGGGGTAGGGAAAAATAAAGCCGCCACGCCAGAGCGGCATGGCGGCTTTACTAAAATTTTAATTGAACAAGCAACGGCTAGCGTCCCGCCGGCTGGCCCATTGCGGCCGGCCCGGCGGGGGCCTCCTGCACGTCGGTCAGCTCCACATCGAAGCGCAGGGGCGAGTTGGCCGGGATGGCGGGCGGCGAGCCCTGCTTACCGTATGCCAGCGACGACGGGATGAGAATCGTCGCCTTGCTGCCCTTGTTAAGCTGCTGCAAGGCATCGTCCCAGCCCGGAATCACTTGGCCGCGGCCCAGCGCAAACGAGAAGGGCTGCCCGCCGTGCTTCGCCGACGCGTCGAACTCCTTGCCGTCGAGCAGCGTGCCACGGTACTGCACCGTCACCATCTGGCCGGGCTTAGCGTTGGGGCCGGTGCCGGGCTGGGTAGTCACAACGTACACGCCGCTGGGCAGCTTCTTGGCAGTAGTCAGGTTGTTCTTCTTGATATAATCTTGCAGAATGGTCTCGTCCTTCTTGTCTTGGTCGGCAGCGTAGGTACGCATCTGCTTCTGTTGCTCAGCCATCATTTTCTGCTGGTCGGCCATTGCCTCGGCCATCGCGGCCTCGCGGGGCTGAAGCGCTACCGCCTTCACCGTCAGCACGATGTAGTTACCCTTTTTCTTGAGATAGGCCGGGGCCAGCACACGGGCGTTGCGCTTATACAGCGTGTCGGCGTTGAAGCGAAACACGCCGCTGTCGCCGGGCTGAAGCAACGAAAAGGCCTCGGGCTCAGCTCCAAATTGCTTGGGCGTCAAGGCTTCGAGCGGGATGCGCACCGGAATGCCAAACTGCCGCTCGCGCGATTTCATCATCACCGAGTCGCCCGAGGTCAGGTACTCAATGTGGGCCGACATTACCTTACCGATGCGGTCCTTGTAGCCGGGGTCTACGCCGTTGACGATATCGCGCGCCTCGTACTTGCCGTTCACATTTTTGTAAATCTTATACTCCATGCCCGACTTCGTTTTGGTGAAGTCGCCTCCGCCTTTGTTGCAGGAAGTCAGGAAGGAAGCTACACTAAGCACGCTGGCCGCCAGGGCCAGCTGCCGGGCCGCGCGGGGCCGGGAGGAAAACTGCATGAAAAGGGGTTGATAGTGTGGGAAATGCGGGAAATGTGGAAAGTATGGAATTGTAAAGGCCATTGGGGCTTACATTTTCCACATTTCCACATTTTCCGCATGCAATGGGCAAAGTTAGGCCACGGGCGGCGCAACCGCTACGGGGGCGGGTGGTGTGCTCACCAGCTGCGCCTGGTATTGCGGCAGCACCTCCAAAAATCGCTGTACGGTGGCATCCAGCGGCTCGTAGCTAATGCCGCCCGAGGCGTTATTGTGCCCACCACCGTTGAAGTGATTGCGCGAAAAATCGCTCACCGAGAAGTCGCCCACCGAGCGGAACGAGATTTTTACCGCCGAGCCGCGGTCAATAAACACGGCTGCCAGCACAATGCCCTCGATGCTGAGCGCGTAGTTGACTAAGCCCTCAGTATCGCCGGTTTTGCTCTCGTAGTCGCGTAGCTCTTGTTGCGTCACGGCAATGTAGGCCGTATTAAACGCGCGATTCACGACTAGCTTGTCTTTCAGAATGTAGCCCAGGAAACGCAGCCGGATTTCGGAGTGCGAGTCGTAGATGCGGCGGTGCACCGAGGCCAGGTCAATACCCGTATTCAGCAGCTCGGCAATGATGAGGTGCACGTTGCGCGAGGTGCTGGGGTGCCGAAACGAGCCCGTATCGGTCATAATACCCGCGTAGAGCGCCTCGCCCATGCCCTGGTCCACGAGGTCTTGGTCGCCCAGGGCCCGGATAATCTCAAAAATAAGCTCGGCCGTGGCCGCCGCCTTGGGGTCCGAAAAGCTTACATCGGCGAAACCCTCGGGGCGCTGGTGGTGGTCGATGAGCACCTTCGTGCCAGGAGCCTGGCGCACGTACTCGCCCAACTCGTTGATGCGGCCCAGGCAGTTAAAATCAAGGCAAAAAAGCAACTCAGCCCGGTTTATCAGGTCGCGCACCTGGCGGTCATTCTGGCGCGCGTCGTAGATAACAACCTCGTCGTTGCCCTGCATCCAGTTGAGGAAGGCGGGGTAGTCGGAGGGCGTGACGACGGTCACGGAGTGGCCCTTTTTCTTGAGGTAGGCGGCCCAGGCCAGCGACGAACCCAGCGCGTCGGCGTCGGGCTTGTGGTGCGTGGTAATAAAAATCTGCCGGGGCTGCGCCAGCAGAGTTTGCAACTCGGATACGGAAGGAAACATCGACTAGGAAAATGGCCTGCGAATGCGAAGAAAAGAGCCAGTGGAAATATCTGGCGCAAATGGCCGACAAAGTTCGGCACGAATTGGCTTTCAACAAGTGAACCCCCTGCGAAGGTTCTGCGAAGCCCGCCAACCAGCTGGCTGGCTACGCGCCCCACAGGCCGCCTACCCCCCGCTACGGCGCAAGCCCAAGGCGTTCGGCTCCTACCTTTGCCCCAAACTAATTTTTTTTTGAGTACAATGGCAACTAACCGCACCTTCACGATGATTAAGCCCGACGCCGTGGCCGAAAACCACATTGGCGGCATCCTGCACATGATGGAGCAGGGCGGCTTCCGCGTCGTGGAGCTTCAAAAAGTTACTCTTACGCCCGAGCGCGCCGGCCAGTTCTACGCCGTGCACAAGGAGCGCCCTTTCTACAACGACCTGGTGAAATACATGTCGAGCGGTCCCATCGTGGCGGCCATTCTGGAGAAAGACAATGCGGTAGCCGACTTCCGTAATCTCATCGGTGCTACCAACCCGGCGCAGGCTGCCGAGGGCACCATTCGTAAGAAATACGCGAAAAGCATGGAGGCCAATGCCGTGCACGGCTCCGACTCAGACGAAAACGCCCAGATTGAAGGCGAATTTTTCTTCAACAAGTAAGCCCTACCCCCTTTAGAAGGAATAAGCCTCAAAAAGCCGTTCTGCATCGTGCAGAGCGGCTTTTGCTTTATACTCAAAGCAGACTTTTTTTGTACCAATTTTGTATCGATGAGCTTAGTTGACTACTCCGAAACCGATGTAGTCTTATTGGCGAACACTTTCTTACTGTGAAATAGCGTCGGGCGATGCAGCTCCGGTTGCAGTGGGTGCGGTTAGGTGGGCCCCAGCTCCAGCAGAAATTGCCACGCGGTGAGCCCGGAATTGGCTGCCTTAGCGGCGTATTCGGTACACGCCTCCATTCCTTTTGGGGGTAAGACCTGCTTTTGTTGCTTCGGGTGCCAGACCATGGACCGACTGCTTTGCCGCAGCCATGCTCTCGGTTGTGATACCAGGCAGATTTTTCTTGCCGATACCTGCTTTCCTTATCTTTCATACGACCCCTTTTTTACTGCGCCCGCCCCATACGTATCGAAGAGTAGTGGCTGACTTGCCCCGCCGCTAAATGCCCCC
The genomic region above belongs to Hymenobacter psoromatis and contains:
- a CDS encoding two-component regulator propeller domain-containing protein, with protein sequence MIRFSAWIFLVGMLLAATGAWAQGAAYGDWQLYLPARHPQGLANAGNRLYVIDQSSFYFYDKDLHTTQVLSRRDGLSDVGATALAYDSASAQLVIVYKNGNIDLLGTNGKVRNISDLLRKESQVAKAITQVQVYNGLAYVSTNLGVVVLDLAKGEVRDTYSAIGPGGQAITAYAAAVLHDTIYAATSMGILRGRISPAINLLDYRSWTTEMPFGASTPTIYSHPVELTIYRGHLVMAAWFRGVDYLAGVGPARAWHYSPNSYGDVAIRLHVSAGQLLVSFQKSPLRRFDAATGLVVDVLPATAVGTDVDDAVRALDGTYYVASFYQGLLRFAPGTTTAPELIQPNAPETAFSYSLLADAATNILDVFSGGYSGDNGLPNTGVIKSASDNGFYEYKDQHWTNYTPTAYPSAADYPNLRELSHGTRTPDGTLYIASYGNGLLEWRGVGQFRRFTEGTPGSPLLSSQGTIGDLNYVRVTDVATDPGGSYLWVVNRHQRPNATGLFRFRPATATWKATPAFAGSDNLDRIVVDNFGNPWATQSRKGGQGLVAFDTASQRSFLFTVGNGLPSRSSNALYSVARDRNGDIWVGTGAGVAVFSDPSQLVSAGSQNTSLANGFRQPVVRKGTGTGFEALYNESVRCIAIDGANRKWFGTPNGLWLFNADATEALLNFTTANSPLPSNSINDVAVNDKTGEVFVATDAGVVSYQGSASVTDGPPSCAQVSPNPVRPDFAGTVGIRGVANNAQVRITDVAGHLVFSTKAAGGTVTWNLADTDGRRVHSGVYLVLTSDADGKNTCVSKVAVLSR
- a CDS encoding TolC family protein; this encodes MLKRRIYQGLTAASLALAVAGCKLPTLVQRDVNRSVPGTFNPANASDTTNTAAQVRWKQFFTDPNLAALIDTALQGNQELNITLQEIQIARNEVLVRKGDYLPYVGLGVQTEAEKPGRYTLQGATEDAINIQPDHPTPTPLANYQVGAFASWEVDIWHKLRNARKSAVARYLGSVEGKNFVITNLIAEIANSYYELLALDNELLIYKQNIEIQANALRIVREEKLAARVTELAVKRFEAQVQNTTSLQFKTQQRIIETQNRINFLMGRYPQPITRDAQSFNGLVPPMVQAGVPTQLLENRPDIRQAEQQLVAAKLDLKIARANFYPSLDISANVGYAAYKPGLLFNSPQSILYNMAGELTAPLINRNSIKALYASANALQIQAVYNYERTVLNAYIEVANQLANINNLQNSYDAKLLEVEALSQSIRISNSLFKAVRADYTEVLFTQRDALNSRFDLTETKMQQLNATVNVYRALGGGWR
- a CDS encoding efflux RND transporter permease subunit, with the protein product MFSRFIRRPVFAIVISIAIVLLGMLAINTLPTSQFPEISPPMVMVSAAYPGASAKVLTESVLIPLEQAVNGVPGMKYMTSDAVSAGEANIQVVFNLGTNPDQAVVNVNTRIAQVLNRLPILVQREGVIVNRVVPNMLMYVNLYSKDKNTDMKFLFNFAGVNMLPELQRINGIGRANLLGSRQYAMRVWLKPDRMRAYKISVDDVMKAIGDQSVIGSPGRIGRSDGGRAEALEYVLSYKGRFNDANEYKNIVLRANANGEMLRLKDVANVELGSEFYDIYSNLDGYPSAAMVLKQTYGSNASDVIAQVKAKLEEMKKTSFPPGMDYKISYDVSSFLDASTENVIHTLRDAFILVALVVFLFLGDWRSTLIPIIAVPVSLIGAFAAMQAFGLTINMITLFALVLAIGIVVDNAIVVVEAVHVKMEEKHLSPFGAVQEVVGEISGAIIAITILMTAVFVPVAFMSGPVGIFYRQFSITMATAIIISGVVALTLTPVLCAMLLKNTHGQPRSQNPLNRFLDWFNRGFDRLTKSYTGLLQKVVDKRLVTLAMLGAFLAGIYFISLNLPTGFIPSEDQGMLYAIVQTPPGSTLERTYAISERLQQLAKDVPGIQSISTLAGYEVLTEGRGSNAGTCLINLKPWSERKQSIHDVVAALEIKAKEIPGANIEFFEPPAVPGYGAAGGFQLQLLDKTNTGDYKALEKVNNEFLANLKKRKELAGLFTFYSAKYPQYELKIDNDLAMQKGVDIGNAMNTLSIMIGSTYEQGFIKYQRFFKVYVQAAPEYRRLPEDVLNMWAKNDKGEMVPFSAFMTIEKTQGANEINRYNMYTTGSIRGDAAQGYSSGEAIKAVQEVAAKTLPRGYDIDWGGLSKDEVGRGNEAVVIFLIVLAFVYLVLAAQYESFLLPLVVILSLPTGVFGSFLLLKMMGLANNIYAQVGLVMLVGLLGKNAVLIVEVAVQNHERGMSVRDAAIEGARARFRPILMTSFAFIAGLIPLVLATGAGANGNRTIGTAALGGMLFGTVFGVIIIPGLYFLFGTVAEGRKLIDDENEYPISEGLEPRVLVEEELETHA